A region from the Lolium perenne isolate Kyuss_39 chromosome 4, Kyuss_2.0, whole genome shotgun sequence genome encodes:
- the LOC127332571 gene encoding LOB domain-containing protein 37 gives MSCNGCRVLRKGCSEACVLRPCLQWIDAADAQGHATVFVAKFFGRAGLLSFISAVSDDQRPALFQSLLYEAAGRTINPVHGAVGLLWTGSWHLCQAAVETVLRGGVIGPLPDLAGSGCGAVAGGDLYGGSSGASAKRAGGWSTFSTAKRARKSTEAPAPSCDLGLCLSPRSPAAAMPRPGTPSVSSDGSVTTTTTTTSSGGGEREAVLLNLFL, from the exons ATGAGCTGCAACGGCTGCCGGGTGCTGCGCAAGGGCTGCAGCGAGGCCTGCGTGCTCCGGCCCTGCCTGCAGTGGATCGACGCCGCCGACGCGCAGGGCCACGCCACCGTCTTCGTCGCCAAGTTCTTCGGACGCGCAGGACTACTCTCCTTCATCTCCGCCGTCTCCGACGACCAGCGCCCTG CCTTGTTCCAGTCGCTGCTGTACGAGGCGGCGGGGCGCACCATCAACCCGGTCCACGGCGCCGTGGGCCTGCTCTGGACGGGGAGCTGGCACCTCTGCCAGGCCGCCGTGGAGACCGTGCTGCGGGGAGGCGTCATCGGCCCGCTGCCGGACCTCGCCGGATCAGGATGCGGCGCCGTTGCCGGTGGGGACCTCTACGGCGGCAGCAGCGGTGCCTCTGCCAAGCGCGCCGGCGGGTGGTCGACCTTCTCCACCGCCAAGAGGGCGAGGAAGTCGACCGAGGCGCCCGCCCCGTCGTGCGATCTCGGCCTCTGCCTGAGCCCAAGGTCTCCAGCAGCGGCCATGCCGCGGCCGGGGACGCCGTCCGTCAGCTCCGACGGGTccgtcaccaccaccaccaccaccacaagcagcggcggcggcgagcgggaGGCGGTGCTGCTCAACCTTTTTCTCTGA